Genomic DNA from Phyllopteryx taeniolatus isolate TA_2022b chromosome 10, UOR_Ptae_1.2, whole genome shotgun sequence:
catggccttgtgttccggccctgaaagagagaacaacctccctcgtgggggtgtggttccaggcagcaagtcaatagcacagtcataaggtctgtggggtggaagggatttggccttggacttggaaaaaacatctttaatatcctgataacaggtgggcacttgagataaatcaggagagcatagtgtcactttaggaagaacccgtgtagggtcttccttaatgaaattcagactcacctctcccgtgccctggctaccggcaccggcaactttgacgtgacagttgctcacggaatgacccaactgaccgcagtagaagcaccgcccttccctcagccggcgttgacgttcctcagaggagagacggaacctgccccgttgcatgggctcatccgtggtgacgctagccagtggattgagactggcagcagggaatctgccttggtttggcttgtcaccgaggctcgtcctccaagtgcgcggtgaagcatccctccgccgatctccatccagctcgcgatccaaaagccttctgtcgatcttgagggcgagagcgatgagagtgtccaagttgggtggcaggtctagcgggactaaatgatccttgacggcgggggatagtccttgaaaaaaggcatcgagtagcgcccgattattccaatgagtctcagctgctagaatgcgaaactcaatcgcgtaatctgacaccctgcgcttgccttgttgtaaggtgacaagggagcgagctgcctcacgatcaggagtggaaaattgaaaaatttgctccatagtcttgacgaaaaaagcccatgaatgacacgcggcggaattgcggctccattcagcagtagcccacgcctccgcacgaccagtcaggtgggaaatgacgaaagcgatctttgcccgctcggtggggaaggcggctgcctgcagttcaaagtggagttcgcactgcgtgatgaacggcttaatgttcccagattctccagagaacctctccggtcgagagagctgtgggcagacagcagcggaggtggcaggtggctgcatggtgactacttcacacggaaataccgtggcagtactgggtgtggtgcccactggttccttctcttgaaaaaaattcaaaagaagttcaaactgcgaggccacctgtctcatcatattgtcctgattccttgacagtccctctagatgaaggtggagggcggcaatctgctcatcctgtttcgcgaggcgttgaccctgcgcttgaagggctttgcgcaccgggtctgagtctgctgggtccatgttctggccagttcgttctgtcatgaacggaacagaggataggacccaaaaatgcacgactccaaaacaaattgacagtttccaaaaagagaggtttaatagacgggcataggtcggtacacaggcaggcaatccaagagaggcaacagtatccaaaaacatgaggcaaagagacaaggtcgataatcggaacagggtcaagtcttactgtgaatctatgacgtggaaacaaggaatgctggaacgcgacgacaaggtacaacgaactggcaacgagaggaaatgagacacgaggttatatacaaggggtaattagggtgaacgaggcacaggtgatgaagatgctcacatgagcaggtgtgtgtgaaacaggggggggaagacaaaacccggaacacacacatatgacacaaagctttggttggagttttacacacatttgcagttttttattgcttaaaaacgcttcacagcgcctgctgtacacgttttctattttgacacataacttcacaaaggatgctttcccagcaaaatctcttgctatttattgtagaactctcccctttatactagttacaggcagtggtttgaatcccaaagctttggttggacttttacacacatttgcagtttttatcgcttaaaaatacTTCCctgcacctgctgtacactttttttattttcactcataacttcacacagcatGCTTTCcgagtaaattctcttgcttttttgAGTAGAACTCAgccctctatactagttacaggcagtggtttgaatcccaaagctttggttggggttttacacacatttgcagttttttattgcttaaaaacgcttcccggcgcctgctgtacacattttctattttgactcataacttcacaaaagatgctttcccagtaaaatctcttgcttattagagaagaaatcttcCCTCTATAcaaattacaggcagtggtttgaatcccaaagctttggttggagttttacacacatttgcagttttttattgcttaaaaacgcttcagagcgcctgctgtacacgttttctattttgactcataacttcacaaaggatgctttcccaggaaaatctcttgctatttattgtagaactctcccctttatactagttacaggcagtggtttgaatcccaaagttttggttggagttttacacacatttgcagttttttattgcttaaaaacgcttcccggcgcctgctgtacacattttctattttgactcataacttcacaaaagatgctttcccagtaaaatctcttgcttattagagtagaactctcccctttatactagttacaggcagtggtttgaatcccaaagctttggttggagttttacacacatttgcagttttttattgcttaaaaacgcttaccagcgcctgctgtactcttttttttttattttgactcataacgtcacaaaaaatgctttcccagtaaaatctcttgctttttagagaataaatctcccctctatactaattacaggcagtggtttgaatcccaaagctttggttggagttttacacacatttgcaattttttattgcttaaaaacgcttcccagcgcctgctgtacacttttttttttattttgactcataacttcacaaaagaggctttcccagtaaaatctcttgcttattagagaagaaatctcccctctatactaattacaggcagtggttttaatcccaaagctttggttggagttttacacacatttgcagttttttattgcttaaaaacgctcaCCAGCGCCtgctgttctctttttttttaattttgactcataacttcacaaaagatgctttcccagtaaaatctcttgctttttagagaagaactctcccctctatactagttacaggcagtggtttgaatcccaaagctttggttggagttttacacacatttgcagttttttattgcttaaaaacgcttcccggcgcctgctgtacacattttctattttgactcataacttcacaaaagatgctttcccagtaaaatctcttgcttattagagtagaactctcccctttatactagttacaggcagtggtttgaatgccaaagctttggttggagttttacacacatttgcagttttttattgcttaaaaacgcttcccagcgcctgctgtacactttttttttattttgactcataacttcacaaaagatgctttcccagtaaaatctcttgcttattagagaagaaatatcccctctatactaattacaggcagtggtttgaatcccaaagctttggttggagttttacacacatttgcagttttttattgcttaaaaacgctcaCTAGCGCCtgctgttctctttttttttattttgactcataacttcacaaaagatgctttcccagtaaaatctcttgctttttagaaaAGAACTCTCCcttctatactaattacaggcagtggtttgaatccaaaagctttggttggacttttagacacatttgctgtttttattgcttaaaaatgcttcccagcgcctgctgtacactttttttattttcactcataacttcacaaggGATGATTTCCAAGTAAAGTCTGTTTCATTTTAGAATAGAACTCtcccttttatactagttacaggcagtcgtttgaatcccaaaagctttggttggagttttgcacacatttgcagtttttagtgcttaaaaatgctttccagcgcctgctgtacactttttattttcactcataactttaCAAAGAATGCTTTCACAGTAAATTGTCTTGCATTTTAGattataactctcccctttattctagttacaggcagtgctTTCAATccaaaagctttggttggacttttacacacatttgcagtttttatcgcttaaaaatacTTCCctgcacctgctgtacactttttttattttcactcataacttcacacagcatGCTTTCcgagtaaattctcttgcttttttgagtagaactctcccctttatactagttacaggcagtggtttgaatcccaaaactttggttggagttttacacacatttgtaatttttattgcttaaaaatgcttcccagcgcctgctgtacactttttttattttgactcataacttacattaaaataaaaaaataagatgctgtaccattactgctgagtgtgtgaaaaaaggaggtaTACCTctggcgcacaaacacagacaagcactatgcactagctaagcagaaacacaatGGTGcttgggacaaaatggcggacgaggcacgggtaTCATAAAGTCGAAACGTCATCGGTCGATTACTACCTGTAAAGTATTTCACATTAAATTTTTTCCATGCACTTTGCATTCATCTTATTACAttggttgatttattgtaatGAAAGAATTATCGTGAACCAAATTATTGTATTGCAATGCAACTGTTTTCCTGAACTAATGACCTGGCCCATGTGTCCATGCACCAATgcagcccttgagcacaaatgtcattttgtcagATGTCATTTTACCTTCTCAATACGATGTGGATGGGAGATATATTTGAGGCAACGTCAAATGTTTAGAGCCTGCACCAAAATTGTGCTGGTCTTGGGCAAATATTTGGAATTCAATTGTCACAAGTTTGTGTCCGTATGTGTTAATTGTCTTTTAGTTTGAAAATGAGTCAAGAAGAGAATGAATTAACATgaagtgcatttattttatcACACTTGAAACAAAAGAGGAAAATGTAGAAATTAAATCAATAACTGATAACACAAATCCTGCTTCATTTCATCCAGTGGCATCCAAATTCATTCTGTGCTGCGTCATGCAATAATTTATAAATCTGGAATTTAACAGCGGCACGGTCGGCGACtggcatctgcctcacagttctgaggaccgggactcaatccctggccccacctgtgtggaatttgcatgttctccctctgcctgcgtgggttttctttgggcactccggtttcctcccacatcccaaaaacatgcatggacaactctaaattgcccgtaggtgtgaatgtgagtgtgaatgtttgtttgtttatatgtgccctgtgattggctggcagggtgtaccacgcctcctgcccgatgatagctgggacaggctgcagcagcccacgaccctagtgaggagaagcggctcagaaaatggatggatggatggaatttaacattttcttttttcttgggTGGAACTCATTGGAGGAAAGGAAGcagtttttggagaaaaatgtcATCCTGGGATGGCGTAAGGCTTGCGCAGTGGAGACGCGCTTGAAATAGTTGAGCATGTGCTTTTCTATCTCCCGTTCTCTGTCATGGCAGGATGCAGAAATTGACTTCCAATTCTTTTTATCTGTATTAAATGgaaacagggcggcacggtggttgactggttagagcgtctgcctcacagttcaatccccagccccgcctgtgtggagtttgcatgttctcccgtgcctgcgtgggttttctccgggcactccggtttcctcccacatcccaaaaacatgcatggtaggttaattgacaactctaaattgcccgtaggtgtgaatgtgagtgcaaatggttgttttttttgtttgtttgtgccctgcggttggctggcaaccagttcagggtgtacccctccgcctgcccgatgatagctgggataggctccagcacgcctgcgaccctagtgaggagaagcggctcagaaaatggatggatggatgtatggaaacAGCACATTTTGTGATACAAAACCATTTGATAGAGTTACATCTGTTAAGATATTTAAATCACAGCACAGAGCAATTAGGAAAGTAACGAAAAGTATGGAATAAAGTACAAGTCACGGTGAAAAGCATAAGAGTGTTTAAAGTGTACTTATCCCAAGGCTATCATGATATCCAAATGTTCTACATACTTGCCGGTCTTGATGGGCAACTGACACAAGCAGCTGTTTCCTCCTCCACCTAACGGATGTAACTCATCTGTGAAAACAGTGAGAGTTTATTATAAATCAAAGTTTAtacagcacttttcatatgtttcaaagcgctttacatgaattacaaaaataaattcaatccaGCCTgtcgtttttcattttttttgtcgttttttCATGCACGCATGCTATTTATCGTTTGAGGTTTGTCCTGTATTCCAGCACTGGCTCGTGTTACTCCAATCTTGATCGGGCAGTGTCTTTCAGAAAGAATCTCACATTAAGATAACTATTAAATGCATGTCACAACCAACCCTAAATAttaatgaaatatatattttgacaaACGTGTACAAGAAATCAGAATTACAAGTACACCTGACATCattgagaaattaaaaaaaaaaaatatttactcagTAATATCATGAAGCATGGATGTTTAGAATTAGATGATACATAtttgtacattattatttctttcaaCAGTTATCCAAATAACGCAGAGTGACGAAGCCACAATATCGAGTTTAGGTAAAGAACAACAAGTAAGTGAAGGTCGAAAatctatattaaaaatatttttggtcagTATTGGCAAAAAACAAATGGCACCTGCAAACAAATTGTATTGACATCAATGTGTTCATATTGAAATAGCATTTGACACAATCAAGTGACATCATGTGGTGTCCCTTTTCATTGATGCATTTCTGAAGGCGTTACTTGAAGTTGGCTTCCACTTACGCCAACGTTGCTCTGTTGATTTGGATGACATTCCGTTGATTCGTCAGTTACTCTACAACAATTCTGTCcacgtttgaaaaaaaaaatctgtctagTTTTCCTACTACTTTCGTGGAACAGCAAGGTTGAGTGCATGCTCAAAACAACATCTGTGTTACACGCAACAGGATTCAGGGTTCCtacacatttgagatttcaaaattccatacttttttcCAGACTTCTCGctcaaaagaaaatacagtaaatgatttTCTGATATTTGAGTATGGATGATAAATTATATATGCCGGTTGATGCAAGTTCTCAGGCTGGCAGTCATCGTTCACTGGCGTAAAACTGTTGCAGAGTATAATTGAAAACATGAACGGTGcagcggacatgccacgcaaaagatgccacccggcaccccagcctcgcactaccaccgctccccgccgaggtagacgtcAACTCCAGAGTTACACGCAGACACGAAAAGCattaacacaataaactatcttcaacaagacacagacatttgctttgccatgccgacgctaagtgaatcatgTCTGCCTGGTACTTCAAAgtggagacccaaggatgcagAGTTCTTaattaagttaattaactccccgccagtcgaaggattgcaccCACAAAGAcgcctccaccctgctgagtgctgctacttgggagttggaacaggcaacagcgacacccacgggcgacggaacgacactacagacatgggttcataagacagtctgtgactcgactgggagtcaatattttaagacctttacatgaacgccactagtgactgtattgctgcaaacttgaatgtctaacgtcaaatgtgttgttaactgaaccaaataaaatgtatcaccccacaccacaaatgtcacatgaaaatagtaatgttatCCCCACCACACAACATTAGAAACATTCATTACatgtatgaaagaggatgagcgtggaccaatgcagggtgaggaaatggtctcgttatcttccatccatccatccattttctgagccgcttctcctcactagggtcgcgggcgtgctggagcctatcccagctgtcatcgggcaggaggcggggtacaccctgaactggttgccagccaatcgcagggcacatagaaacaaacaaccattcgcactcacagtcatgcctacgggcaatttagagtctccaattaatgcatgtttttgggatgtgggaggaaaccggagtgcccggagaaaacccacgcaggcacggggagaacatgcaaactccactcaggcggggccggggattgaaccctggtcctcagaattgtgaggctgacgctctaacccctgctggttgccagccctgcgattggctggcaaccagttcagggtgtaccctgcctcctgcccgaagatagctgggataggctccagcactcccacaacccttgtgaggataagcggctcagaaaatggatggatggatggttaaattagtttaaaatttagtcaacaaGCTGATTCGTCCACTCCACCAAGTGCCCTTCGCAACTATCTTAAAATACCAATTGAATTGCCAACTCTCACGCAGCAATTTAATTCAATCAAATAAATTGTacgcaacacttttgtgctACTCGATCACTGCTTCTATGCGCATTCTCAAACACCTTTAAAGTACGTGATCAACCCTCAAACTAATTTGCGAACGcaatttaatgtttaacacaTAAGCACATCGCCTATATTGTGCCTCTATATTGTGCCTCTATTCCAAACTAGTCGCACTGCTCAAACACTGCTTCATTACAAACAAGTTAGTGGCATACCTAGTACAAGCTACTGCACACGCAACGCAAATCATGGCAGAACTTCCAGAAAGTCCCAGTAAATACGACAATCTTGACACACTGGAAGAGCTCGTCAGCAATTTAGCTTGTGAACTTGTCCCGGGCTATGCAGAGTCCGTGCTGGCCTCGAAGTCCTCAATGATAACATCGCATAACTTATGAGTGACGCCGAGCACAAAACCTTGAAAGATAAAAATCTCGCACGAACTCTTGGGTGCATGGTGCGGAACTTAAATGGAGCAACCGCGAGGACGCTCTGATGAAACGCAGACTGGAAGCTGAACAGCATAAACAAGTCGAGTTAACTGCACAATTAAAAGACACCACCGCGCGC
This window encodes:
- the LOC133485213 gene encoding uncharacterized protein LOC133485213, with amino-acid sequence MEQIFQFSTPDREAARSLVTLQQGKRRVSDYAIEFRILAAETHWNNRALLDAFFQGLSPAVKDHLVPLDLPPNLDTLIALALKIDRRLLDRELDGDRRRDASPRTWRTSLGDKPNQGRFPAASLNPLASVTTDEPMQRGRFRLSSEERQRRLREGRCFYCGQLGHSVSNCHVKVAGAGSQGTGEVSLNFIKEDPTRVLPKVTLCSPDLSQVPTCYQDIKDVFSKSKAKSLPPHRPYDCAIDLLPGTTPPRGRLFSLSGPEHKAMKEYVEESLAAGIIRPSSSPAGAGFFFVDKKDKTLRPCIDYRGLNEITVKNSSYCRINSMSRLTRSISVTICTLISEESIMKVLRQFDTRMNWTSVRACCGTDAS